A stretch of Cyanobacterium sp. HL-69 DNA encodes these proteins:
- a CDS encoding peroxiredoxin Q/BCP, which yields MVWKESIPCHYILSLFLIMWKSILKSNVIVALIFSVCLWLGFSSPALALGGVQPTLNEPAPEFSLPSNGEDIEVSLNDFRGKWVVVYFYPQDFTPGCTLEAQRFQRDLAEYEKRNTQIVGISVDDVQSHEDFCDSEGLKFPLLADTDGKVSKAYGSWLSGRSLRHTYIINPEGVLVAKFLGVRPVIHSQEVLATLDELQVN from the coding sequence ATGGTATGGAAGGAGTCTATTCCTTGTCATTATATTTTAAGTTTATTTTTGATCATGTGGAAATCCATTTTGAAGAGCAATGTAATTGTTGCTTTAATTTTTTCGGTGTGTTTATGGTTGGGGTTTTCTAGTCCTGCTCTAGCTTTGGGGGGAGTTCAACCCACTTTAAATGAACCTGCCCCAGAATTCTCTCTCCCTAGCAATGGTGAAGATATAGAGGTTTCTTTAAATGATTTTCGGGGTAAGTGGGTAGTGGTTTACTTTTATCCCCAAGATTTTACCCCCGGTTGTACCCTTGAAGCGCAAAGATTTCAACGAGATTTAGCCGAATATGAGAAAAGAAACACTCAAATTGTGGGTATCAGTGTAGATGATGTTCAATCCCATGAGGATTTTTGTGATTCGGAAGGTTTAAAGTTTCCTTTGTTGGCGGATACCGATGGGAAAGTTAGTAAAGCCTATGGCTCTTGGTTGAGTGGTCGTTCTTTACGTCATACTTATATTATAAATCCTGAAGGGGTTTTGGTTGCCAAGTTTTTGGGGGTGCGTCCTGTGATTCATAGTCAGGAGGTTTTGGCTACCCTTGATGAGCTACAAGTTAATTAA
- the sasA gene encoding two component signal transduction system histidine kinase SasA, whose protein sequence is MYPSDSDLIFGEDKDKNIEQTKKSLQLLLFVDNRHSSQKNILEIKTYLQSLTRDYQFQLEVLEISKYPHLVEHFKLVATPSLVKVNPAPQQTLAGSNLTAQLQKWWDKWQHSLTQNFDTETSAKDSILETCLPSSELIRLSDDIFQLRQEVENLQQQLDFKDQMLAMLVHDLRNPLTAASIAVETIELAMNEADKEKLFQLQKKLCKQAKKQFKVMNKMITDLLETSKKTNHQLNIIPIKVSLPSLCNDLLNSFSEKIKIKNQYLVKDIPQDLPAVYADPELIYQVLVNLIENAIKYTPNQGKITVAILHKTTQKIEVSVIDTGSGIPPEKKELIFDGHFRLERDVKQEGYGIGLALCRQVINAHYGQIWVDDNGNQGSCFRFTLPVYL, encoded by the coding sequence ATGTATCCATCAGACAGTGATTTAATTTTTGGCGAAGACAAAGATAAAAATATAGAACAAACAAAAAAATCTCTTCAACTATTATTATTTGTTGATAATCGTCATAGTTCGCAGAAAAATATTCTAGAAATAAAAACTTATCTTCAAAGTCTAACCCGTGATTATCAATTTCAGTTAGAAGTATTAGAAATTAGTAAATATCCCCATCTGGTAGAACATTTTAAACTGGTTGCTACTCCATCCCTCGTGAAAGTTAATCCAGCCCCCCAACAAACCCTTGCAGGAAGTAATTTAACAGCCCAGTTGCAGAAATGGTGGGATAAGTGGCAACACTCTTTGACTCAAAATTTCGATACAGAAACAAGTGCAAAAGATTCTATTTTAGAAACTTGTTTACCTTCTTCTGAGTTGATTCGTTTGAGTGATGATATTTTTCAGCTGAGGCAAGAAGTGGAAAATTTGCAACAACAATTGGATTTTAAAGATCAAATGTTGGCGATGTTGGTACATGATTTACGTAATCCTTTAACCGCTGCATCTATTGCGGTAGAAACCATTGAATTAGCCATGAATGAAGCTGATAAAGAGAAGTTATTTCAGCTACAAAAAAAACTTTGTAAACAGGCTAAAAAGCAGTTTAAAGTGATGAATAAAATGATTACTGATTTATTAGAAACATCGAAAAAGACCAATCATCAACTCAATATTATACCTATTAAAGTTAGTTTACCTAGTTTATGTAATGATTTACTTAATAGCTTTAGTGAAAAAATTAAGATTAAAAATCAATATTTAGTCAAAGATATTCCCCAAGATTTACCTGCGGTATATGCTGATCCAGAATTGATATATCAAGTATTAGTTAATTTGATTGAAAATGCTATTAAATACACTCCTAATCAGGGAAAAATTACCGTTGCTATTCTTCATAAAACTACTCAAAAAATAGAAGTTAGTGTCATTGATACAGGTTCGGGTATCCCCCCAGAAAAAAAAGAGCTTATTTTTGATGGTCATTTTCGTTTAGAAAGGGATGTAAAACAGGAAGGATATGGCATTGGATTGGCTCTTTGTCGTCAGGTAATTAATGCTCATTACGGTCAAATTTGGGTTGATGATAATGGAAATCAGGGCAGCTGTTTTCGCTTTACCCTACCTGTGTATCTTTAA
- the scpA gene encoding segregation and condensation protein A: protein MKNNSPASEAIAVLIDLAQKGEINPWDVQVIEIIDRFLAELNLKESHTIDILDQDLSHSGQVMLWASMLVLLKADTLEKLGQKEIENEEIYIEEDLENTIRKRHLQSNLEQQIKRRTSALPPRKRRVTLSEFITQLQDIEKELKKASNLHGLNLNKKRKYTKKQALKTITELAHDENLTQLAQDLNIFLTKNLSRISETREQIKLEQLVTSWSQYQETPKKDKVGVFWALLLLSSQSKVELSQEEFYQDIDIQILIDNE, encoded by the coding sequence ATGAAAAATAATAGTCCTGCTAGTGAAGCCATCGCCGTATTAATTGACTTAGCCCAAAAAGGAGAAATTAACCCTTGGGATGTGCAAGTAATAGAAATAATAGATCGTTTTTTAGCAGAATTAAATCTTAAAGAAAGTCATACAATAGACATTTTAGATCAAGATTTATCCCACTCAGGGCAAGTAATGTTGTGGGCATCAATGCTCGTTTTATTAAAAGCAGATACCCTCGAAAAACTAGGTCAAAAAGAAATAGAAAATGAAGAAATTTATATAGAAGAAGATCTTGAAAATACTATCAGAAAAAGACATCTACAATCAAATTTAGAACAACAAATAAAAAGAAGAACATCAGCCCTTCCTCCTCGCAAAAGAAGAGTTACATTGTCAGAATTTATTACTCAACTGCAAGACATTGAAAAAGAGTTAAAGAAAGCTAGTAACCTTCATGGACTAAATTTAAATAAAAAAAGAAAATATACCAAGAAACAGGCTTTAAAAACTATTACTGAGTTAGCCCATGACGAAAACTTAACTCAACTAGCCCAAGATTTAAACATATTTTTAACGAAAAATTTATCTCGTATATCCGAAACCCGAGAGCAAATAAAACTAGAACAATTAGTAACCTCTTGGAGTCAATATCAAGAAACTCCTAAAAAAGATAAAGTAGGAGTATTTTGGGCATTATTACTACTATCATCCCAGTCAAAAGTAGAACTATCTCAAGAAGAATTTTATCAAGACATTGATATACAAATTTTAATAGATAATGAATAA
- a CDS encoding Transcriptional regulatory protein tyrR has protein sequence METAELMTWLQERTAMNILPDEVLKAIAPNLTLTSWAKNETIIEASQPIKNVYILEAGQVEIKGTKQTSCLLPGSLINLRELILEQSAQNTITILTEAKLWAIPAEKFTQLIKQYPAISQAFSQQLAQEIANLSSQLDFEQERREALRPYLVNKAKRGIIGKSRYAVRLRQNVKTASKDHQSVLIFGEQGLEKDNLAALIHYGSGDRREPVIKVDCAKLQASGAEIFGRAGGKPGLIEAVGKGTVIFNNIQDLPSELLPSIVKLLDTKTYTAINRGENITNREKECSARLIIIAEKVIPDIKKLITHNIKVPPLRVRKSDIEDQVNYYISLVSRNKKINKPQISPEALQRLQSYDFPNNLRELQNLIERAIVQISGTNELTEEIIWPSQSKKRQFRFNLLTAYPRFRNFLRSPWWPDRINYGFTLTVFALVVIILFMGPQTRDQNFALNLFWAWWWPLILLSFPFVGRLWCSICPFMIYGEVTQKLTQILFPNYELKKWPRKTAEKWGGWFLFSGFALILLWEELWDLPNTAYLSSCLLLLITAGAMICSAIFERRFWCRYLCPIGGMNGMFAKLAMTELRAQQGTCSAECNTYQCYKGGPEKGEGQETNGCPLYSHPAQMQDNRDCVLCMTCLKACPHRSVTFNLRPPAVELWTTHQPRSYEVALLFLLLNAVFLHLTPQINDYFNLGLDLDNFWIHGLSAIALITIPVIVPLIAHGVIRLVCKLNQTQSRSFIELAYGYLPLVLTVSLAYYLQMGLGEAGQVLPLIATTFGLDGSGLPVWVAHPAVIAFLQGVSIIFGVLLTIILSQKIARQSFKLLLPQHLSSVSLGIAFWLLIV, from the coding sequence ATGGAAACCGCTGAGTTGATGACATGGTTACAAGAGCGCACTGCTATGAATATTTTACCTGATGAGGTGTTAAAGGCGATCGCCCCTAACCTTACTTTAACTTCTTGGGCAAAAAATGAAACCATCATCGAAGCCAGTCAACCTATTAAAAATGTCTATATTTTAGAAGCAGGGCAAGTAGAAATCAAAGGCACAAAACAAACCTCCTGTTTACTGCCTGGGAGCTTGATAAATCTACGGGAGCTAATTTTGGAACAATCTGCCCAAAATACCATTACCATCCTCACTGAGGCGAAATTATGGGCAATTCCTGCGGAAAAATTTACCCAGTTGATCAAACAATATCCCGCCATAAGTCAAGCCTTTTCCCAACAACTAGCCCAAGAAATTGCCAACCTCTCTTCCCAATTGGATTTTGAACAGGAAAGAAGAGAGGCACTACGCCCCTACTTGGTAAACAAAGCAAAAAGGGGAATTATCGGCAAAAGCCGTTATGCAGTCAGATTACGGCAGAATGTGAAGACTGCATCGAAAGATCATCAATCGGTGTTGATTTTTGGAGAGCAAGGATTAGAAAAAGATAACTTAGCCGCTTTGATTCATTACGGTTCGGGCGATCGCCGTGAGCCTGTTATTAAGGTAGATTGTGCTAAACTTCAGGCCAGTGGAGCAGAAATTTTTGGTAGGGCGGGGGGTAAACCAGGTTTAATTGAAGCTGTAGGTAAAGGTACTGTAATTTTTAATAACATTCAAGATTTACCCTCAGAATTATTACCTTCTATTGTCAAATTATTGGATACTAAAACCTATACTGCTATTAATCGAGGGGAGAATATAACTAATAGGGAAAAAGAATGTTCAGCCCGTTTAATTATTATTGCTGAAAAGGTTATTCCTGACATTAAAAAACTGATTACTCATAACATAAAAGTACCTCCTTTGAGGGTAAGAAAAAGTGACATCGAGGATCAAGTTAACTACTATATCAGTTTAGTTTCCCGCAACAAAAAAATTAATAAACCTCAAATTAGCCCCGAAGCCTTACAACGCTTACAAAGTTACGATTTCCCTAACAATTTACGAGAATTACAAAACCTCATTGAAAGGGCGATCGTGCAAATATCAGGTACAAATGAACTAACGGAAGAAATTATTTGGCCATCTCAAAGCAAAAAACGACAATTTCGCTTCAACCTTTTAACCGCCTATCCTCGTTTTCGTAACTTCCTTCGTAGTCCGTGGTGGCCTGATCGCATTAACTACGGTTTCACTTTAACAGTATTTGCCCTCGTGGTGATCATTTTATTTATGGGGCCCCAAACAAGGGATCAAAACTTTGCTCTCAATTTATTTTGGGCTTGGTGGTGGCCTTTGATTTTACTTTCTTTTCCTTTTGTAGGTCGTTTGTGGTGTTCTATATGTCCATTCATGATTTATGGAGAAGTTACCCAGAAATTGACCCAAATTTTATTCCCCAATTATGAACTAAAAAAGTGGCCAAGAAAAACGGCGGAAAAATGGGGCGGTTGGTTTTTATTTAGTGGGTTTGCTTTAATTCTACTATGGGAAGAACTTTGGGATTTGCCTAATACGGCTTATCTTTCTTCCTGTTTATTGTTATTAATCACGGCGGGTGCGATGATTTGTTCAGCTATATTTGAAAGACGTTTTTGGTGTCGTTATCTTTGCCCCATCGGGGGAATGAATGGGATGTTTGCTAAGTTGGCAATGACGGAGTTACGCGCGCAACAGGGTACTTGTTCGGCGGAATGTAATACTTATCAATGTTATAAGGGGGGCCCAGAAAAAGGAGAGGGGCAGGAAACCAATGGATGTCCTTTATATTCTCACCCTGCCCAAATGCAGGATAACCGAGACTGTGTTTTGTGTATGACTTGTTTAAAGGCTTGTCCCCATCGTTCGGTTACTTTCAATTTACGTCCTCCTGCGGTGGAGTTGTGGACGACTCACCAACCCCGTAGTTATGAGGTGGCGTTGTTGTTTTTGCTCCTCAATGCGGTGTTTTTACATCTAACTCCCCAAATTAATGATTATTTTAATTTAGGTTTGGATTTGGATAATTTTTGGATTCACGGTTTAAGTGCGATCGCCCTTATCACTATTCCTGTTATTGTTCCTTTAATAGCCCATGGTGTCATTCGTCTAGTTTGTAAACTAAATCAAACCCAATCCCGTAGTTTTATCGAACTTGCCTACGGCTATCTACCCTTAGTGTTAACCGTCAGTTTGGCTTACTATTTGCAAATGGGTTTAGGGGAAGCAGGGCAGGTGTTACCTCTTATTGCCACTACCTTTGGCTTGGATGGCAGTGGTTTACCCGTTTGGGTTGCCCATCCTGCGGTGATTGCTTTTTTACAGGGAGTAAGTATCATTTTCGGAGTTTTACTAACCATTATTTTGAGTCAAAAAATAGCCCGTCAATCCTTCAAACTTCTTTTACCTCAACACTTATCTAGTGTTAGTCTGGGAATTGCTTTTTGGTTATTGATTGTTTAA
- a CDS encoding putative galactosyl transferase PssJ yields the protein MLVFVVPLKSEQVSKSWDKVSQLLERTLKSICNQTSSQFQVVVVCHEKPLVRFSHPAIEYVQMIYDIPEHPNKIVKGLTDKGRKVLRGIVEAKKYNPTHVMLVDADDCVSSKLASFVEKNPSCNGWYFSNGYKYLEGESCVYIKIKKFYTLSGTANILKYDILDIPDNPEYNRGYGYYKFYLDHQKIRDKMNAKNYPLKPLPFIGAIYTLGGGENMSGNEGILKFNWLNRRKLTDKIKNQFGLYPLS from the coding sequence ATGTTAGTTTTTGTGGTTCCACTGAAAAGTGAACAAGTATCTAAATCTTGGGATAAAGTTAGTCAATTGTTGGAAAGAACTTTAAAATCTATTTGTAATCAAACATCTTCTCAGTTTCAAGTGGTTGTAGTCTGTCATGAGAAGCCGCTTGTTAGATTTTCCCATCCTGCAATAGAGTATGTACAGATGATCTATGATATTCCTGAACACCCCAATAAAATTGTAAAAGGATTAACAGATAAAGGAAGAAAAGTTTTAAGGGGAATAGTGGAAGCAAAAAAATATAATCCTACCCATGTGATGTTGGTTGATGCAGATGATTGTGTAAGCTCAAAATTAGCTTCTTTTGTGGAAAAAAATCCTTCTTGTAATGGTTGGTATTTTTCTAATGGTTATAAATATTTGGAAGGAGAATCTTGTGTATATATCAAAATAAAAAAATTTTATACTCTCTCAGGAACTGCAAATATTCTTAAATATGATATACTTGATATTCCTGATAACCCCGAATATAACAGGGGATATGGATATTATAAATTTTATTTAGATCATCAAAAAATTCGAGATAAAATGAATGCTAAAAATTATCCTTTGAAGCCTTTACCATTTATTGGAGCTATCTATACTCTTGGAGGAGGAGAGAATATGTCAGGCAATGAAGGTATATTAAAATTCAATTGGCTTAATAGACGTAAATTAACAGACAAAATAAAAAATCAGTTTGGGTTATATCCTTTGAGTTAA
- the ribE gene encoding riboflavin synthase RibE, with product MFTGLIQGTGKVKSLGNDLYAIAIDRKNNQKITHDLELGDSVAVDGVCLTVEKITKDGFVATASPETLQRTTLARSTQNQSPVNLETSLRVGSKIGGHFVSGHVDGIGCLTESKQTQQAWEMTFSSPPTLKVEWEKYLAPYIVSKASIAVNGISLTIAECDSDGSCFKVAVIPVTYADTNLAQLKIGDWVNLESDILGKYVDRLISHRLGKQPIQADITLDFLAQHGYG from the coding sequence GTGTTTACAGGATTAATACAAGGTACAGGGAAAGTTAAATCTTTAGGTAATGATTTATATGCGATCGCCATTGACCGAAAAAACAACCAAAAAATTACCCACGACTTAGAATTAGGAGACAGTGTCGCCGTGGACGGAGTTTGTCTTACCGTCGAAAAAATTACTAAAGATGGCTTTGTTGCCACCGCCTCCCCCGAAACCCTCCAAAGGACAACCCTAGCCAGAAGTACCCAAAATCAAAGCCCCGTAAACCTAGAAACCTCCCTGAGAGTAGGTAGTAAAATCGGAGGACATTTTGTTAGTGGTCATGTGGACGGTATTGGCTGCCTAACAGAATCAAAGCAAACCCAACAAGCTTGGGAAATGACCTTTTCTAGCCCCCCCACCCTTAAAGTTGAGTGGGAAAAATATCTCGCCCCCTATATCGTGTCAAAAGCTAGTATTGCGGTTAACGGTATCAGCCTTACCATTGCCGAGTGTGATAGCGATGGTAGTTGCTTTAAAGTGGCAGTAATACCCGTTACCTATGCTGATACAAACCTCGCTCAATTAAAAATAGGTGATTGGGTAAACCTAGAAAGCGACATTCTCGGTAAATATGTTGATAGACTAATTAGTCATCGTCTTGGAAAACAACCCATACAAGCAGACATCACCCTAGATTTTTTAGCCCAGCATGGATATGGATAA
- the rpsN gene encoding SSU ribosomal protein S14 RpsN, giving the protein MAKKSMIAREAKRAKLIAKYADKRAELKEQFKQAQDPLEKLEIHRQLQQLPLNSSPVRQRNRCWVTGRPRGYYSDFGLSRNVLREWAHKGLLPGVVKSSW; this is encoded by the coding sequence ATGGCTAAAAAATCTATGATTGCACGGGAAGCAAAACGTGCAAAACTAATTGCAAAATATGCTGACAAAAGGGCTGAACTAAAAGAGCAATTCAAACAAGCTCAAGATCCCTTAGAAAAATTAGAAATTCACCGTCAACTACAACAATTACCCCTCAACAGTTCCCCCGTACGTCAACGCAACCGTTGTTGGGTTACTGGAAGACCTAGAGGCTATTACAGTGACTTTGGTTTATCTCGTAATGTTCTCAGAGAATGGGCTCACAAAGGTTTATTGCCCGGGGTTGTTAAATCTAGTTGGTAA
- the mnhG gene encoding multicomponent Na+:H+ antiporter subunit MnhG translates to MTDIFTYFFITIGIFFWFWGTSSLLSSRTVLYKIHNLTVSDSLGSILIIVGLLFQIPREFPLLILAIISIAIWNTMLSYVYAYCSTAEEEQTTITVENESTT, encoded by the coding sequence ATGACTGATATATTCACTTATTTTTTTATTACCATTGGTATATTTTTCTGGTTTTGGGGTACATCATCCTTACTATCATCAAGGACAGTATTATATAAAATCCACAATCTCACGGTTTCTGATAGTTTAGGCTCAATTTTAATTATTGTAGGATTATTATTTCAGATTCCCCGAGAATTTCCCTTGCTCATTCTCGCTATTATCTCTATCGCCATCTGGAATACAATGTTGAGTTACGTTTATGCCTATTGTTCTACCGCCGAAGAAGAACAAACAACAATTACCGTGGAAAACGAATCAACGACATAA
- the maeA gene encoding malate dehydrogenase (oxaloacetate-decarboxylating) MaeA has protein sequence MAELTPNPSFSLTVKLELLNRAGTLAKVTQAIADVGGSLGEVLLIERSLKITKRELHIDASSTEHAERIVQAIKSIPEIKVLHISDRTFDIHRGGKIHIQNRIHISSSSDLAMAYTPGVGRICRAIADNPENVFSLTIKSNAIAIVTDGSAVLGLGNLGPEAALPVMEGKAMLFKEFANIDAFPVCLNTQDVEEIIQTVKNMMPVFGGVNLEDIAAPRCFEIERRLQEELDFPIFHDDQHGTAIVSIAALINALKLVKKEISDIKVVINGAGAAGIAIARLLQKAECHGIVLCDSKGIISKDRENLTPEKQSLAVEEKGSLKDALVGADVFIGVSAPKVVTRDMIRSMAKDPIVFAMANPIPEIQPELIQDDAAVIATGRSDYPNQINNVLAFPGLFRGALDCRAKTLTTEMYLQAAKAIASLVPPTVLDKEHIIPSVFDERIVPTVAAAVQQAAREAGVARL, from the coding sequence ATGGCAGAATTAACCCCTAACCCTAGTTTTAGTTTGACGGTCAAGTTAGAATTATTAAACAGGGCTGGTACTTTAGCAAAAGTTACCCAAGCTATTGCGGATGTGGGCGGTAGTTTGGGAGAAGTATTATTAATCGAACGTAGCTTAAAGATTACTAAAAGAGAATTACATATCGACGCTTCTAGCACCGAACACGCAGAGAGAATTGTTCAAGCGATTAAAAGTATTCCTGAAATTAAAGTATTACATATTAGCGATCGCACCTTCGACATCCACCGAGGCGGTAAAATCCATATCCAAAACCGTATCCATATTTCCTCCTCCTCCGACTTAGCCATGGCATACACCCCCGGGGTAGGGCGCATTTGTCGGGCGATCGCCGATAACCCTGAAAATGTTTTCTCCTTGACCATTAAAAGCAACGCCATTGCCATTGTTACCGATGGTTCAGCGGTTTTGGGGTTAGGAAACCTAGGCCCTGAGGCGGCTCTGCCAGTGATGGAAGGGAAAGCCATGTTATTTAAAGAATTTGCCAACATCGATGCCTTTCCCGTGTGTCTCAATACTCAGGATGTGGAAGAAATCATCCAAACCGTTAAAAATATGATGCCCGTATTTGGGGGGGTAAACCTCGAAGACATCGCCGCCCCCCGTTGTTTTGAAATTGAGAGAAGATTACAAGAGGAATTAGATTTTCCCATCTTCCATGATGATCAACATGGTACAGCCATTGTTAGTATTGCGGCGCTGATTAACGCCCTCAAATTGGTTAAAAAGGAAATCAGTGATATTAAAGTAGTTATCAACGGTGCAGGGGCTGCAGGCATTGCGATCGCCCGTTTACTCCAAAAAGCAGAATGCCATGGCATCGTCCTGTGTGACTCGAAGGGTATTATCAGTAAAGATAGAGAAAACTTGACCCCCGAAAAACAATCTTTAGCGGTAGAAGAAAAAGGAAGCCTCAAAGATGCCCTCGTGGGTGCCGATGTATTTATTGGGGTAAGTGCACCCAAAGTGGTAACTAGGGATATGATTCGCAGTATGGCAAAAGATCCCATTGTCTTCGCCATGGCAAATCCCATTCCCGAAATTCAACCCGAATTAATCCAAGATGATGCGGCGGTAATTGCCACAGGCAGAAGTGATTATCCTAACCAGATTAACAACGTGTTGGCATTCCCCGGCCTTTTCCGTGGGGCTTTAGATTGTCGTGCCAAAACCCTCACCACCGAGATGTATTTACAGGCCGCAAAGGCGATCGCCTCTTTAGTACCACCGACGGTATTAGACAAAGAACACATCATTCCTTCCGTGTTTGACGAGCGTATTGTTCCCACAGTGGCAGCCGCCGTCCAACAGGCCGCCCGTGAAGCAGGAGTCGCTAGACTATAA
- a CDS encoding Alcohol dehydrogenase, class IV: MKLPKLSQGDIDRIVEMAWEDRTTFDAIELQFGLSEKQVIALMRKEMKSSSFKMWRKRVSGRKTKHLKKRDFLVTRFKSDNQKT, translated from the coding sequence ATGAAATTACCAAAACTTAGTCAGGGGGATATTGATAGGATTGTAGAAATGGCTTGGGAGGATAGAACTACCTTTGATGCCATTGAGTTACAGTTTGGTTTGTCGGAAAAGCAGGTGATTGCTTTGATGAGAAAGGAAATGAAAAGTTCTAGTTTTAAGATGTGGCGCAAACGGGTTTCTGGTAGGAAAACAAAGCATCTCAAGAAAAGAGATTTTCTGGTAACTCGGTTTAAGTCTGATAATCAAAAAACTTAG
- the cbiP gene encoding cobyric acid synthase CbiP, which produces MKAIMVVGTTSHAGKSTLVAALCRLFWRKGWLVTPFKGENMASDGYLTSSGGEIGYPQAFQAWAAKTTPRVEMNPVLLKPHGEMTSQVLFQGHLVGVAHAQEYYQKYFEQGWEIIKESLSTLGQEFNLVICEGVGSPAEINLKHQDLANMKIATHLNADTILVADIERGGVFAHIVGTLALLEPQERALVKGIVINKFRGDKSILHSGIEWLEEYTGIPILGVVPWFDTESLSQDSFQLLKRTHGKGHHYLHIKIIKLPKIYNFTDFDPLEAEDHVLIEYIEPHEDIGFPDAVIIPGTQATIADLMVLEKTGMKQRILEYEKAGGTVFGICGGYQMLGHRILDPENFESISPETEGIDLLPIETTLKPEKITRQREISANYPQGGFPVDGYEIHQGYTELVTPLVKKRKIKCMSLFDDPSLGLVNESLSVWGCYLHGIFDNGAWRRSWLNHLRHKRGLPSLPTGISNYRQHREELIDTLADYMEKYLDLSSFY; this is translated from the coding sequence ATGAAAGCAATTATGGTTGTGGGTACCACATCCCACGCAGGAAAATCAACCCTTGTGGCTGCGCTATGTCGTCTTTTTTGGCGTAAAGGATGGTTAGTAACTCCCTTTAAAGGAGAAAATATGGCGTCCGATGGCTACCTCACCAGCAGTGGGGGAGAAATCGGCTATCCTCAAGCCTTTCAAGCATGGGCGGCTAAAACAACTCCCAGGGTAGAGATGAATCCTGTACTCCTAAAACCCCATGGAGAAATGACATCCCAAGTGCTTTTTCAAGGTCATTTGGTAGGAGTAGCCCATGCCCAAGAATATTATCAAAAATACTTTGAGCAAGGTTGGGAAATTATCAAAGAGTCTTTATCAACCCTCGGACAGGAATTTAATCTTGTTATTTGTGAAGGGGTAGGTAGCCCCGCAGAAATTAACCTGAAACATCAAGATTTAGCTAACATGAAGATTGCAACCCATCTTAATGCCGATACTATTTTGGTGGCAGACATTGAAAGAGGGGGAGTTTTTGCCCATATAGTAGGAACTTTAGCACTCCTTGAACCCCAAGAAAGAGCTTTAGTTAAAGGAATTGTGATTAATAAGTTTCGGGGAGATAAGTCTATCCTCCATTCTGGCATTGAATGGCTAGAGGAATATACGGGCATACCAATTTTGGGGGTAGTGCCTTGGTTTGATACGGAGTCTCTTTCTCAAGACTCTTTCCAATTATTAAAACGCACCCATGGTAAAGGTCATCACTATTTACACATAAAAATTATCAAGTTACCGAAAATTTACAATTTTACTGATTTTGATCCCCTCGAAGCAGAAGATCATGTTTTAATAGAGTACATAGAACCCCATGAGGACATAGGGTTTCCCGATGCGGTAATAATTCCAGGGACTCAAGCCACCATTGCTGATTTGATGGTATTAGAAAAAACGGGAATGAAACAAAGAATTCTGGAATATGAAAAAGCAGGAGGCACAGTATTTGGCATTTGTGGTGGTTATCAAATGCTAGGACATCGAATTTTAGATCCTGAAAATTTTGAGAGTATTTCTCCCGAAACAGAAGGTATTGACTTGTTACCCATTGAAACTACCCTCAAACCTGAAAAAATTACCCGTCAACGGGAAATATCAGCCAATTATCCTCAAGGTGGTTTTCCTGTGGATGGTTATGAAATTCATCAGGGTTATACAGAGTTGGTTACTCCTTTGGTGAAAAAACGTAAAATCAAATGTATGTCTTTATTTGATGATCCTAGTTTAGGGCTGGTTAATGAAAGTTTGTCGGTGTGGGGTTGTTATCTCCATGGTATTTTTGATAATGGTGCCTGGAGGCGCTCGTGGTTAAATCATCTGCGCCATAAGCGAGGTTTACCATCTTTGCCCACGGGAATATCTAATTATCGTCAGCATAGGGAGGAGTTAATTGATACGTTGGCGGATTATATGGAGAAGTATTTAGATTTGAGTAGTTTTTATTAA